In Pseudomonas fluorescens, the following are encoded in one genomic region:
- the phaP gene encoding TIGR01841 family phasin (Members of this family are phasins (small proteins associated with inclusions such as PHA granules). Note that several different families of phasins have been named PhaP despite very little sequence similarity to each other.), whose translation MSFFNSEKLQDAQKANLDLLQQISGKVFASVEQLTQLQFKTLQASTEEQFDGFRKLLAVRDPQGFAELQASFTQPNVQAERLAEFNRQVQALIVGTHSEIAKLTSRQVEVGTQQVQEFVEVISKNAPAGSEPVVAAFKSSLANAGTVFESAQNAVKQAADVAQSGFDAATAAAGKTAPGAKATSGNK comes from the coding sequence ATGTCTTTTTTCAACTCGGAAAAATTGCAAGACGCTCAGAAAGCCAACCTCGACCTCCTGCAGCAAATCAGTGGCAAAGTCTTCGCCAGCGTTGAACAGCTCACCCAATTGCAGTTCAAGACTCTGCAGGCCTCCACCGAGGAGCAGTTCGACGGCTTTCGCAAGCTGTTGGCAGTCCGTGATCCACAAGGGTTCGCTGAGCTCCAGGCTTCTTTCACCCAGCCAAATGTGCAAGCCGAACGCCTGGCTGAGTTCAATCGCCAAGTGCAAGCGTTGATTGTCGGCACTCACTCGGAAATCGCTAAACTGACCTCGCGTCAGGTCGAGGTGGGCACCCAGCAGGTGCAAGAGTTCGTTGAAGTGATCAGCAAGAATGCACCGGCTGGCTCCGAGCCTGTTGTGGCCGCGTTCAAGTCGTCGCTGGCGAATGCCGGTACCGTTTTTGAAAGCGCACAGAACGCCGTAAAACAGGCTGCTGACGTTGCCCAGAGCGGTTTTGACGCAGCGACTGCCGCAGCCGGCAAAACCGCTCCTGGTGCCAAGGCTACAAGCGGTAACAAGTAA
- a CDS encoding serine hydrolase, which yields MLHPRASFRGAAKLIAAVSIVAVSSLALASAPATFPDAQDSDPAKLGWMVGSPPPADRTVRFEDGSYFQFPAMRWSVSNFRQLMPTINVSRGLGAPVPLETVLRKDIDEISFVPLGARAPMTWEQSLAATYTDGIVVMHRGKVVYERYFGVLKPDGQHAAMSVTKSVIGTLGAMLVAQGRIDAGKRVAEYVPELTDSAFGSATVRQVLDMTTGLKYSEDYADPNAEVWAHARAGNPLPKPKGYGGPRSYYEFLQTVQPQGEHGKAFAYKTVNTDVLGWVIARATGRNVAQLLSENIWSRLGAEQDGYFTVDSIGTPFAGGGLNTGLRDLARFGEMLRNGGRFNGQQIVPEAVIDDIRGGGDRQAFAKAGYTLLKDWSYRSMWWVTDKEGGAFMARGVHGQRIHVDPKAEMVIVRYASHPVASNSANDPVTLPAFNALAEYLNRKEHP from the coding sequence ATGCTCCATCCTCGCGCCAGTTTTCGCGGCGCAGCCAAGCTCATCGCGGCTGTGTCGATAGTTGCCGTGTCATCACTGGCCCTCGCATCCGCCCCTGCAACTTTTCCCGACGCTCAAGACAGTGACCCCGCCAAACTCGGCTGGATGGTCGGTTCGCCACCCCCCGCTGATCGCACCGTGCGTTTTGAAGACGGCAGCTATTTCCAGTTCCCGGCAATGCGCTGGAGTGTTTCGAATTTCCGGCAACTGATGCCGACGATCAACGTTTCACGCGGCCTGGGTGCTCCGGTTCCACTGGAGACAGTGCTGCGCAAAGATATCGACGAGATCAGTTTTGTCCCGCTTGGCGCCAGGGCGCCGATGACCTGGGAGCAATCCCTCGCGGCCACTTACACCGATGGCATTGTGGTGATGCACCGCGGGAAAGTTGTCTATGAACGTTACTTCGGCGTGTTGAAGCCGGACGGCCAGCACGCGGCGATGTCCGTGACCAAGTCTGTGATCGGCACGCTGGGCGCCATGTTGGTGGCGCAGGGGCGCATCGATGCTGGCAAGCGGGTTGCCGAATATGTACCGGAATTGACGGATTCTGCGTTTGGCAGCGCCACGGTACGGCAGGTGCTCGACATGACCACGGGCCTCAAATACAGCGAGGACTACGCGGACCCGAACGCCGAGGTCTGGGCCCATGCCAGGGCAGGCAACCCGTTGCCCAAACCCAAGGGTTATGGGGGCCCTCGCAGTTACTACGAGTTTCTGCAGACGGTGCAACCGCAAGGTGAGCACGGCAAAGCGTTCGCTTACAAAACCGTCAACACCGACGTGTTGGGCTGGGTCATTGCCCGCGCCACCGGTCGCAATGTTGCACAACTGCTGTCGGAGAACATCTGGAGCCGGTTGGGTGCCGAACAGGACGGCTATTTCACCGTGGACTCCATCGGTACGCCGTTCGCCGGTGGTGGCCTGAATACGGGGTTGCGGGATCTGGCGCGTTTTGGCGAGATGCTGCGTAACGGCGGTCGGTTCAACGGTCAGCAGATCGTGCCAGAGGCAGTGATCGACGATATCCGTGGCGGCGGTGATAGGCAGGCTTTCGCCAAGGCGGGGTACACATTGCTCAAAGACTGGAGTTACCGGTCGATGTGGTGGGTGACGGACAAGGAGGGCGGGGCATTCATGGCGCGTGGGGTCCATGGGCAGCGAATCCATGTCGACCCGAAGGCCGAGATGGTCATCGTCCGCTACGCATCCCATCCGGTGGCCAGCAACTCGGCCAATGATCCCGTCACTTTGCCGGCGTTCAATGCGTTGGCTGAATATCTGAACAGGAAGGAACACCCATGA
- a CDS encoding type II toxin-antitoxin system HicA family toxin, producing MNNKQLSSLKAVFSRPAPATMEWSRIESLFGAAGARTIEGNGSRVRFELNGVVATFHRPHPDKEAKPYQVRDARAFLEQAGVTP from the coding sequence ATGAATAATAAACAGCTCAGCTCCCTCAAAGCCGTATTTTCAAGACCCGCCCCAGCAACCATGGAGTGGTCCCGCATCGAATCCTTGTTCGGCGCTGCAGGGGCCAGAACTATCGAAGGCAATGGATCGCGAGTACGTTTTGAACTGAATGGCGTGGTGGCCACTTTTCACCGGCCCCACCCCGACAAAGAAGCCAAGCCCTATCAGGTGCGTGACGCCCGGGCTTTCCTTGAACAAGCAGGAGTTACCCCGTGA
- a CDS encoding YbjQ family protein: MIITTTHSIEGRQITAYLDIVSAESVQGINVVRDVFAGMRDFFGGRSQTLERALKEARIQATDEIKERAQALQADAVVGLDYEISMPAGRGGMVVVFVTGTAVKLR; encoded by the coding sequence ATGATCATCACCACGACCCACTCTATCGAAGGCCGGCAAATTACCGCCTATCTGGACATCGTCAGCGCCGAGTCGGTGCAAGGGATCAACGTTGTTCGAGACGTATTTGCCGGCATGCGCGACTTTTTCGGTGGGCGCTCCCAGACACTGGAACGAGCGTTGAAAGAAGCACGCATTCAGGCCACCGATGAGATCAAGGAGCGGGCGCAGGCGCTTCAGGCGGACGCGGTGGTCGGGCTTGATTATGAGATCAGCATGCCGGCCGGCAGGGGCGGGATGGTTGTGGTGTTTGTGACCGGGACTGCGGTCAAGTTGAGGTGA
- a CDS encoding DUF3141 domain-containing protein: protein MGQEDIIASQYDKTSSQRGLFEHLSHLQHLNTLNVLDALRQRQEKTLAPLKRGQLRQPTPTDWQEYFTDLGQRSLLFWDTLRQRGDNTLAHERAGYPLLLKFDYETLVAGSDLPRPVNYSLLRILPGPEQRIDSNGQPVIIIDPRGGHGSGIGGFKQDSVLGESLRAGHPTYFISFSHSPQPGQTLADIVEAQARFIEVISALHPTNSEPIIIGNCQAGWALMGLAATRPELPGLIIINGAPLSYWAGVNGRNPMRYTGGLLGGGWMARLGSDLGNGRFDGTWLVSNFENLDPANTYWAKYYQLFSQVDSEATRFLDFERWWGSPTLLNGEEIERIVDDLFIGNQLSGGLGRKNSGIDLKRIEVPVVVFCSYGDNITPPQQALNWIADVYPSDLALHDAGRTIVYLRHASIGHLGIFVSGKVARREHRGMLGAVETIKALPAGLYEMLIDDLPTSSGSDDMQYRVRFESRRIADIHDDVEPARDDDREFSLVERASEINSAFYDGFIRPWLRQIVNEPIAELLRRAHPFHQQQVLWSSLNPALWWLAGTASQVSSDRHPARKDNPLLAWQALFSNQMQDALNAYRDVRDATQELCFYGIYGALSALTSNKPVRNLQAHADQLDQALIERLQDALPHGGPLEALVRILFLLGRDSDKAGKESIEKLIQQVHLLVQDYSNEPTALREAIRLQNLLVFAHPQESLHSLPLLLPEAKERQQVLTAVGQLMPELLATVGAEGEFWRELHALLEVPLPGFNLTQPPSETVVIPQETPSQPSPSPQITPLPAPAIVVKAPKRKASKGTTGPKPQ, encoded by the coding sequence ATGGGCCAGGAAGATATTATTGCATCGCAATATGACAAAACCTCCTCTCAACGCGGCCTGTTCGAACACCTGAGTCATCTGCAGCACCTCAACACCCTGAACGTCCTTGATGCTTTGCGCCAGCGCCAGGAAAAAACCCTCGCGCCCCTGAAGCGGGGTCAACTCAGACAACCCACGCCCACTGACTGGCAGGAATACTTCACCGACCTCGGCCAGCGCAGCCTGCTGTTCTGGGACACCCTGCGCCAGCGCGGTGACAATACGCTGGCCCATGAACGCGCCGGGTATCCTCTGCTGCTCAAGTTCGATTATGAAACCCTGGTCGCAGGCTCCGATCTCCCACGCCCGGTCAACTATTCACTGTTGCGAATCCTCCCCGGACCAGAGCAAAGAATCGACAGCAATGGCCAGCCGGTGATCATCATTGACCCACGCGGCGGCCACGGCTCGGGAATCGGCGGCTTCAAACAGGATTCGGTATTAGGTGAAAGCCTCAGAGCCGGCCACCCCACCTATTTCATCTCTTTCAGTCACTCGCCACAGCCTGGGCAAACCCTGGCCGATATCGTCGAAGCCCAGGCCCGGTTCATCGAAGTCATCAGCGCCCTTCACCCGACCAACAGCGAGCCGATCATCATCGGTAACTGCCAGGCGGGCTGGGCGTTGATGGGACTGGCTGCAACACGACCGGAACTGCCGGGATTGATCATTATCAATGGTGCCCCCTTGTCGTACTGGGCCGGTGTCAATGGACGCAATCCGATGCGCTATACCGGAGGCCTGCTGGGTGGCGGCTGGATGGCTCGCCTGGGCAGCGACTTGGGCAATGGCCGCTTTGACGGTACCTGGCTGGTCAGCAATTTCGAAAACCTGGACCCGGCCAACACCTATTGGGCCAAGTACTACCAGTTGTTCAGCCAGGTCGACAGCGAGGCTACGCGCTTCCTCGACTTCGAACGCTGGTGGGGCAGCCCGACCCTGCTCAATGGCGAAGAGATTGAGAGGATTGTCGATGACCTTTTCATCGGCAACCAATTGTCCGGCGGTCTCGGCCGCAAGAACAGTGGCATTGACCTGAAACGGATCGAAGTACCGGTGGTGGTGTTCTGTTCCTACGGAGACAACATCACCCCTCCCCAGCAAGCATTGAACTGGATCGCCGATGTTTATCCCAGCGATCTCGCTTTGCATGACGCAGGACGTACCATCGTCTACCTGCGGCACGCCAGCATCGGCCATTTAGGTATTTTTGTTTCCGGCAAAGTGGCGCGGCGCGAACACCGTGGGATGCTCGGCGCGGTCGAAACCATCAAGGCACTGCCGGCGGGACTGTATGAAATGCTGATTGACGATCTGCCAACCTCCTCAGGCAGCGATGACATGCAATACCGAGTGCGTTTCGAATCAAGGCGAATCGCCGATATCCATGATGACGTCGAGCCGGCCCGTGATGACGATCGCGAATTCTCTCTGGTGGAGCGCGCCTCTGAAATCAACAGCGCGTTTTACGACGGGTTCATACGTCCGTGGCTGCGTCAGATCGTCAACGAGCCAATTGCCGAACTGTTGCGCAGGGCGCACCCCTTCCATCAGCAGCAAGTGCTATGGAGCAGCCTGAATCCGGCACTGTGGTGGTTAGCCGGGACCGCCTCCCAAGTGAGCAGTGATCGCCATCCTGCACGCAAAGACAACCCGTTGCTGGCCTGGCAAGCGTTGTTTTCCAACCAGATGCAAGACGCCCTGAATGCTTATCGCGATGTGCGTGACGCCACTCAGGAGCTGTGTTTTTACGGTATTTACGGCGCACTGAGTGCCCTCACCAGCAACAAGCCTGTACGAAATCTCCAGGCACATGCCGACCAGCTGGACCAGGCCCTGATCGAACGCCTGCAGGATGCGCTGCCTCATGGCGGCCCCCTGGAAGCATTAGTGCGGATTCTGTTTTTGCTGGGCCGCGACAGCGACAAGGCGGGCAAGGAAAGCATCGAGAAGCTGATCCAGCAGGTGCACCTGCTGGTCCAGGACTACAGCAATGAGCCCACTGCCCTGCGCGAAGCCATCCGATTGCAGAACCTGCTGGTTTTCGCCCACCCGCAAGAAAGCTTGCACAGCCTGCCCTTGTTGCTACCTGAGGCAAAGGAACGCCAACAGGTCCTGACAGCCGTTGGGCAATTGATGCCTGAACTGCTGGCGACCGTGGGAGCTGAAGGCGAATTCTGGCGTGAACTGCACGCGCTGCTCGAAGTCCCCCTGCCGGGCTTCAACCTGACCCAACCACCCAGTGAAACAGTTGTCATCCCGCAGGAGACCCCTTCGCAGCCATCTCCGTCGCCGCAGATCACACCACTGCCCGCTCCCGCCATCGTAGTTAAAGCCCCGAAGCGCAAAGCGAGTAAAGGTACAACAGGCCCCAAGCCTCAATGA
- the phaR gene encoding polyhydroxyalkanoate synthesis repressor PhaR, with amino-acid sequence MTDNSRNTTRLIKKYPNRRLYDTHTSSHLTLADIRQLVVDKIPFEVVDAKTGEDLTRSILLQVILEAESGGEPIFSSEMLMGIIQFYGPYQSVLGSYLDKSIQTVIDIQSQTGAQSSEAWSKFMHQQAPVMQDLMRQYVDQSKNLYLNTQNLFGLFGGMPPGKPGAGGGPKKNGDGE; translated from the coding sequence ATGACAGATAACAGTCGGAACACCACCCGTCTGATCAAGAAGTACCCGAATCGCCGTCTGTATGACACGCACACCAGCAGTCATTTGACCCTTGCGGATATACGCCAATTGGTCGTCGATAAAATTCCGTTCGAGGTGGTCGACGCCAAGACTGGCGAGGATCTGACCCGAAGTATTTTGCTGCAGGTCATTCTGGAAGCCGAAAGTGGCGGTGAGCCGATATTCTCCAGCGAGATGCTCATGGGGATTATCCAGTTCTACGGTCCCTACCAGAGCGTCCTCGGCAGCTACCTGGATAAAAGCATCCAGACGGTCATCGACATCCAGTCCCAGACCGGCGCTCAGTCCTCTGAGGCCTGGAGCAAGTTCATGCACCAGCAAGCACCGGTCATGCAGGATTTGATGCGCCAGTATGTCGACCAGTCAAAAAACCTCTACCTGAACACTCAGAACCTCTTCGGCCTGTTCGGCGGCATGCCACCAGGCAAGCCAGGTGCAGGTGGCGGGCCGAAAAAAAATGGCGATGGGGAGTAA
- a CDS encoding type II toxin-antitoxin system HicB family antitoxin, protein MNVMNYNGYSARIEYSDEDGLFVGHIAGIKDVVGFHGESVKELRSAFEEAVTDYLETCAKLGRTPQKPYSGHLSLRLAPALHATVAVKAQLAHKSINQWVADVLDREAHA, encoded by the coding sequence GTGAACGTAATGAACTACAACGGCTACTCAGCCCGGATCGAGTACAGCGACGAAGACGGCCTGTTCGTCGGCCACATTGCGGGCATCAAGGATGTTGTCGGGTTTCACGGCGAGTCAGTCAAAGAACTTCGCAGCGCATTCGAAGAGGCCGTCACCGATTATCTGGAGACTTGCGCCAAACTCGGCCGCACACCACAGAAACCTTATTCAGGCCATCTCAGTCTGCGCCTGGCCCCAGCCCTTCACGCGACGGTTGCTGTGAAAGCTCAGTTAGCCCACAAAAGTATCAATCAGTGGGTTGCTGATGTTCTTGATCGCGAGGCGCATGCTTGA